Proteins encoded together in one Anaerosporomusa subterranea window:
- a CDS encoding acyl-CoA dehydratase activase has product MKATGFCIGASRVGWVTLEKTSRGNIRLIKGMTEEHYGKVQQFFERFLVSDDIASLGKVAVTGRKYKDDVGLTTISEPEAVEVAYNFLSPQYPNCDTILSAGGETFLAYKLDRGRIIDIVTGNKCASGTGEFFLQQINRMDLTLFDAMNIADFQNPRKIAGRCSVFCKSDCTHALNKGEPKGQIVAGLCQMMADKIYELAEKCQAQRMLLIGGTSSNNHMVGYLNQMLKGSQELYVPSEAIYFEALGSALWCLNNETEVINDGRVFFPSSTKRQSFSTLPTLSINTGNVVFKECISGVPRYKDKCIVGLDVGSTTTKAIVMRQEDNAILASVYLRTKGDPVAASQACYKALSKQITVPVTIVGLGVTGSGRQISGLHAQTEGVINEIIAHATGALYFDPEVDTIFEIGGQDAKYTYISQAVPLDYAMNEACSAGTGSFLEEAAKETLGISTEEIADIALRSTQPLNFSDQCSAFISSDIKTAIQEGLPSEDIVAGLVYSVCQNYMNRVKGNRPVGKKVFMQGGVCYNKAVPTAMATLLGKEIVVPPQPGLMGAFGVALEIRNRLQAGIMQEQMFDLRELSRKEMKCQSTFICNGGSEQCDRKCAISLFEMNSKSYPFGGACNKYANLRKKGAPDKGEDFVAIRESMVFPPHSSQVHIPKERGSRGTVGMVKSLLINSLYPLYSNFFSQLGYDIVLSETPNKEGMKMTGASFCYPVEMSHGLLANLLSQKVDYIFLPHVSGVPVENGIDSSVTCPLVQGEPYYLKSAFSELEGKRVLTPVLDFSKGYDSLGKDFVSIGSSLGVRAKDSMRAYKTAVESQGRYIAEAKQLGQKAIETLIKAPSRLGVVIFGRPYNALSKVANMGAPRKFASRGHLVIPWDFLPFEQEKPALKMYWGMGQMLLKTAKYIKSSDQLFGVFITNFGCGPDAFIISQLREIMGDKPLLILELDSHTADAGVETRIEAFLDIVQRYRASHNQTTVQPEPQYRQAVGYVASKKYYITDSAGKSHRLNDDSVEIVVPSMGAIGSRLLAASFQYAGYNATYLEPATSTDLATGRSNATCKECLPYIIVCGSILNDIARRQKEDPNKVLVYFMADSSGPCRFGQYHVQLEQCIRQKQIKNVAILTLTSDNGYSGLDSRFFFRAWQAIVISDVMMEAENTLLALAKDKKHAADVMKTASDMVFDSVATMPWRSLRQTLTSVAELFRDIPLVKSKDEVPKVSLLGEIFVRNDEFSRQNLIRWFSDSGIMVKIAPNEEFIYFCDFLLQNSLYHVTLPFAQKAELFLAGIAKRYAERSIKNVFAQSGLVENELINIRHTVGISESVLSPRFTAGESVLTVGSALEQNGKVDGIISIGPFGCLACRVSDAILSSTLRQKSGEDWRSLVPAPSRENTPYMGLETDGNPHSMLTEAKLEMFSAQVRKHFDNANKSE; this is encoded by the coding sequence TTGAGCGCTTTTTAGTCAGCGACGACATCGCTAGTCTGGGAAAAGTCGCCGTGACTGGACGCAAGTATAAGGATGATGTGGGTCTGACAACTATCTCCGAACCCGAAGCAGTTGAGGTTGCCTATAACTTTCTTTCACCCCAATATCCTAATTGCGACACCATTTTATCGGCAGGCGGGGAAACGTTTCTTGCATATAAGCTCGACCGGGGCCGAATTATCGATATTGTTACAGGAAACAAATGTGCATCAGGAACAGGCGAATTCTTTTTACAACAGATTAATCGCATGGACCTTACACTATTTGATGCGATGAACATTGCAGATTTTCAAAACCCGAGAAAAATTGCCGGAAGGTGCTCTGTGTTTTGCAAAAGCGATTGCACCCACGCTCTTAATAAAGGGGAACCCAAGGGGCAAATCGTCGCAGGTCTTTGCCAGATGATGGCGGACAAGATTTATGAACTGGCAGAGAAATGCCAGGCCCAGAGAATGCTTCTCATAGGCGGCACGTCAAGTAATAATCACATGGTCGGCTATTTGAATCAAATGCTCAAAGGCAGTCAGGAACTATACGTTCCCTCGGAAGCCATCTATTTTGAGGCTCTGGGTTCAGCACTCTGGTGCCTTAACAATGAGACCGAGGTTATCAATGATGGCAGAGTCTTTTTTCCTAGTTCCACTAAAAGGCAGTCTTTTTCGACACTGCCTACACTGAGCATTAATACAGGAAACGTAGTGTTTAAGGAATGCATCTCCGGTGTACCTCGGTATAAGGATAAGTGCATCGTCGGGCTCGATGTGGGTTCTACGACAACCAAAGCAATTGTGATGCGTCAGGAAGATAACGCCATTCTCGCGTCTGTCTATTTGCGCACCAAGGGGGATCCTGTAGCTGCGTCGCAAGCTTGTTACAAGGCGCTCAGTAAGCAAATAACAGTACCAGTTACCATTGTAGGTCTAGGAGTTACAGGCTCGGGAAGGCAGATTAGCGGTCTTCACGCTCAGACCGAAGGTGTAATCAATGAAATCATCGCCCATGCAACCGGGGCTTTGTACTTTGACCCTGAAGTAGACACGATCTTTGAAATCGGCGGACAGGATGCGAAGTATACGTATATTAGTCAAGCCGTACCCCTCGATTATGCCATGAATGAAGCCTGTTCTGCAGGGACGGGTTCGTTCCTTGAGGAAGCGGCGAAAGAAACGCTCGGTATTAGCACAGAGGAAATCGCCGATATAGCACTCCGAAGCACTCAACCATTGAATTTTAGTGACCAATGTTCGGCGTTTATCAGTAGCGACATAAAGACAGCAATTCAAGAGGGATTACCAAGTGAAGACATCGTTGCCGGGCTTGTATATTCAGTCTGTCAAAACTACATGAACCGTGTAAAAGGCAATCGACCGGTCGGCAAAAAAGTCTTCATGCAAGGTGGGGTCTGCTATAACAAGGCTGTACCAACCGCAATGGCAACATTGCTTGGAAAAGAGATTGTCGTCCCGCCGCAGCCTGGCTTGATGGGAGCCTTTGGTGTAGCTTTGGAAATCAGGAATCGGCTTCAAGCCGGGATTATGCAAGAACAGATGTTTGATTTAAGAGAACTGTCTCGAAAGGAAATGAAATGCCAGTCAACTTTTATTTGCAATGGCGGCTCAGAACAGTGCGACAGAAAATGCGCCATTAGCCTGTTCGAAATGAACAGCAAGAGTTATCCTTTTGGCGGAGCTTGCAACAAATACGCCAATCTGAGAAAGAAGGGCGCACCCGACAAGGGGGAAGATTTTGTCGCAATACGAGAGTCGATGGTATTTCCGCCGCATTCGTCGCAGGTTCATATACCGAAAGAACGAGGTTCCCGCGGTACAGTAGGTATGGTAAAATCCTTGCTGATAAATTCACTTTATCCACTCTATTCAAATTTCTTCAGTCAGCTAGGCTATGATATCGTTCTATCGGAGACCCCAAACAAAGAGGGCATGAAAATGACCGGAGCATCATTCTGCTACCCAGTAGAAATGAGCCACGGGTTATTAGCCAATTTGTTATCCCAAAAAGTAGATTATATCTTTCTTCCCCATGTATCTGGCGTGCCTGTGGAGAACGGCATAGATTCAAGTGTTACCTGTCCGCTTGTTCAAGGAGAGCCCTACTACTTAAAGTCCGCTTTTTCTGAACTTGAAGGTAAGCGGGTTTTGACCCCGGTTTTAGACTTCTCGAAAGGATATGATTCGTTAGGTAAGGATTTTGTCAGTATTGGCAGTTCATTAGGGGTTCGCGCGAAAGATAGCATGCGGGCATATAAGACTGCGGTTGAAAGTCAAGGACGATATATTGCCGAAGCGAAACAATTAGGGCAAAAGGCAATCGAGACACTCATAAAGGCTCCAAGCCGTTTAGGGGTAGTCATCTTTGGAAGACCGTATAACGCGTTATCCAAGGTGGCTAACATGGGCGCCCCCCGCAAATTCGCATCGAGAGGTCATCTTGTTATCCCATGGGACTTCCTGCCCTTCGAGCAAGAGAAGCCTGCCCTAAAGATGTACTGGGGAATGGGACAGATGTTGTTGAAGACGGCAAAGTATATTAAATCCTCAGATCAACTTTTCGGGGTATTCATTACGAATTTCGGCTGTGGGCCGGACGCGTTTATTATCTCGCAACTCCGTGAGATTATGGGTGATAAGCCTTTACTGATACTAGAGTTAGACAGCCATACGGCAGATGCGGGAGTAGAAACGAGAATAGAGGCTTTTCTTGATATCGTCCAGAGATACCGGGCATCCCACAACCAGACTACTGTACAACCTGAACCACAGTACCGGCAGGCTGTTGGCTACGTCGCAAGCAAGAAATATTACATCACTGACTCCGCAGGAAAGTCACACAGACTCAATGATGATTCCGTTGAGATAGTCGTTCCCTCAATGGGGGCGATTGGTTCGCGGTTACTTGCAGCGAGTTTTCAGTACGCTGGTTATAACGCGACTTACCTCGAACCTGCTACATCAACCGATTTAGCGACTGGACGCTCTAACGCAACTTGTAAGGAGTGTCTGCCATACATTATTGTCTGCGGAAGCATCTTGAATGATATAGCAAGGCGGCAAAAGGAAGACCCGAATAAAGTTCTAGTGTATTTTATGGCAGACAGTTCTGGACCCTGTCGGTTCGGACAATATCACGTCCAATTAGAGCAATGCATTCGTCAAAAGCAAATTAAAAATGTAGCCATCCTAACGCTTACATCAGATAACGGTTACAGCGGTTTGGATTCGAGATTCTTTTTCCGGGCTTGGCAGGCGATCGTCATTTCCGATGTGATGATGGAAGCGGAGAATACTCTCTTGGCGCTTGCCAAAGACAAGAAACATGCGGCGGATGTCATGAAAACGGCTAGTGATATGGTTTTTGACTCGGTGGCGACTATGCCATGGCGGAGTCTTAGACAGACGCTGACCTCAGTTGCAGAACTTTTTAGAGACATTCCCCTTGTAAAGAGTAAAGATGAGGTTCCGAAGGTTTCTTTACTTGGAGAGATATTTGTTCGCAACGATGAATTTTCTCGGCAAAACCTGATTCGCTGGTTCAGTGATAGCGGAATCATGGTAAAGATCGCGCCAAATGAGGAGTTCATCTATTTCTGTGATTTTCTGCTCCAAAATTCACTATATCATGTAACATTGCCTTTTGCTCAGAAAGCAGAATTGTTTTTAGCAGGCATAGCTAAACGTTATGCGGAGCGAAGTATAAAGAACGTTTTTGCGCAATCTGGACTTGTAGAGAATGAGCTAATCAACATAAGACATACGGTTGGGATAAGTGAAAGTGTGCTTTCTCCGCGGTTTACGGCTGGAGAATCTGTTCTTACAGTTGGGAGTGCGTTAGAGCAGAATGGCAAAGTGGATGGAATCATTTCCATCGGTCCTTTCGGCTGTTTGGCATGCCGAGTATCGGATGCAATACTGAGTAGCACATTGCGTCAGAAATCGGGCGAAGATTGGCGCAGTCTAGTCCCTGCACCGTCTAGGGAAAATACTCCTTATATGGGATTAGAGACTGACGGCAATCCACATTCTATGCTGACTGAGGCGAAACTGGAGATGTTCAGCGCGCAGGTTCGCAAGCACTTCGATAACGCAAATAAAAGCGAATAG